The genomic segment TCGCCGGCGACGTCTCGTCGCGCATGAGGTTGCCGGCCTCGCTGCTGTGCGCGCCGCTGTCGGAGAGCACGTGCACGATCTCGTGGGCGATGGCGTGCGCGAGGTCGCGCGTGCCGTACGCGATCCATACGGTGTTCGCAAGCTCCGGCCGGCGGTTCGCGTTCGCCAGTCCGATCGCCTCCGCGTCGAACGCAGGATTATTGCGCGTGTCCTCGACGAAGAAGACCGCCGGCTTTTTCGCGTCGATCGCGCGCACGAGCTCGCGCGACACCGGGGTGTAGAAGTAGCGATAGCGCGGCACCGCGTCGAGCGCGTAGAGGTCGACGCGGTCGAGCGCGATCGCGCACTGGGCCAGCAGCTCGGCGGTCTTCGGCAGAGCGGCGGCGATCTCGTCGTTGCGCCAGCGCGTGCCGGCGAAGCTGTAGGCGTAGATGCCGAGCGTGTGCGTCGGCGCTTTGATCGCGCGCGGCGGTTGGATCGCGCGCTGCTCGGCCACGCGCACGCCCTCGACCGCCGTCGCCGGGCACGTGACGAGCGCCAGCGCGAGCGCTGCTGCGGGTCGCGGCTTCAGACGCGAAGCTCGACGAGGCAGGGCCCGCGGCGCGCGACCGCCGCGCCGGTGACCACGCCTTCGAACAGGCCGAGCACGCAGCGCATGCCTTCGACCTTGTCGAGACCGGCGACGAAGTGCATCTCCGACGTTCCGGGATTGGTGAAACACACCTCGACGCCGTTCATCACCAGCGTGCGCACCAGGCTTTCAGCGCCGTTCATCGCGCCTCCTCAACGTAGGGCACCCGCGATTATGCATGACGCGCTTCGAGGATTGCGCCGCCGCGCGCGCTCGGTTACAACCCCTGCGATGAACACCGTCACTCTACCTTCGGGCGAGCGCGTGCCGGCGCTCGGCATGGGCACCTGGTACGTGGGCGATTCCCCGGCGCGCCGCGCCGACGAGATCGCCGCGTTGCGCGCAGGGCTGGACCTGGGCGCGACGCTGATCGACACCGCCGAGATGTACGGCGAGGGCAAATCGGAGTCGCTGATCGGAGAAGCGATCGAGGGCCGTCGCGACGAGGTGTTCCTCGTGAGCAAGGTCTATCCGCACAACGCGACGCGCACAGGCGCGATCGCCGCGTGCGAGCGCAGCCTGAAACGGCTCAGGACCGACCGCATCGATCTCTATCTGCTGCACTGGCGCGGCGGCGTGCCGTTCGAGGAGACGCTGGAGGCGTTCGGGCGCCTCCGGCGCGACGGAAAGATTCGCCACTTCGGCGTCTCCAACCTCGACCGCGCCGACATGGAGGAATTCCGCGATGCGCCGGGCGGGCAGGGCGTGCAGACCGACCAGCTCCTCTACAACCTGACCCGGCGCGGCATCGAATGGGAGCTGCTGCCGTTCTTACGCGAGCGGCGCATCCCGGTGATGGCGTATTCGCCGCTCGAGCAGACGCGGTTGCTGCGCGACCGCAGGCTCGTGCAGTTCGCCCGCGACCACGGCATGACCCCGGCGCAGGCGGCGCTCGCGTGGCTGCTGGCGCGCGATGACGTCATCGCCATTCCCAAAGCGGCGAGCGTCGCGCACGTGCGCGAGAACGTCGCGGCGGCGGAGATGCGCCTCGCGCAGGCGCAGCTCGACGAGCTCGATCGCCTGTTCCCGCCGCCGAGGTCGGCGGGCGCGCTGGAAATGCTCTAGCGTCGCCGGTCCGCATTCCGCGCCTCGCTTGCGCTTTCGGCGATGCTGCGCTAATAAAACAAACCTCAATCAGGCGCAAGGAGGGGGCAATGGA from the Burkholderiales bacterium genome contains:
- a CDS encoding aldo/keto reductase — encoded protein: MNTVTLPSGERVPALGMGTWYVGDSPARRADEIAALRAGLDLGATLIDTAEMYGEGKSESLIGEAIEGRRDEVFLVSKVYPHNATRTGAIAACERSLKRLRTDRIDLYLLHWRGGVPFEETLEAFGRLRRDGKIRHFGVSNLDRADMEEFRDAPGGQGVQTDQLLYNLTRRGIEWELLPFLRERRIPVMAYSPLEQTRLLRDRRLVQFARDHGMTPAQAALAWLLARDDVIAIPKAASVAHVRENVAAAEMRLAQAQLDELDRLFPPPRSAGALEML